The following DNA comes from Microbacterium wangchenii.
AGCCATCGGAGAGTGCACTCCCATGACGAAGTACCGCCTCAACCGACTCTTCAACCCGCGATCGGGCCGCGCGCTGGATGTCGCGGTGGATCACGGCGCGTTCCACGAGCACGGATTCCTCGCCGGGATCGAAGACATGCCCGCCACGGTCGCGACGCTCGTCGACGCCGGCCCCGACGCGATCCAGCTGACCCTGGGCCAGGCCCCGCTGCTGCAGTCCGTGCCGGGGAAGCAGAAGCCCGGACTCGTGCTGCGCACCGACATCGCGAACGTCTACAACAGTCCGCTCGAGTCGCCGCTGCACAGCGTCCACGTGCCCGATGCGATCGAGGTCGCGGTGCGGCTAGACGCGGTCGCCGTCTGTGTGAACCTGCTCGACCTGCCCGGTCACCCCGAGGTCCGCGAGCAGTGCATCCGCTCGATCCTGGCGCTGCGCACCGACGCCGAGCGCTACGGGATGCCGCTCATGATCGAGCCCCTCGTGATGCAGACCAACTCCGACAAGGGCGGCTACATGGTCGACGGTGACACCCGCAAGATCGTCACGCTGGTGCGTCAGGCCCGCGAACTGGGCGCCGACCTCATCAAGGCCGATCCGACCGACGACATCGACGGCTACCACCTCGTCGTGCAGGCCGCCGCCGGCACCCCCGTGCTCGTGCGCGGAGGCGGACGCGTCGACGACCGCACGCTCCTCGAGCGCACCCAGGCGGTCCTCGCCCAGGGCGCACGCGGCATCGTCTACGGGCGCAACGTCATCCAGCATCCGGACCCCGCCGGCATCACGGCGGCCCTCATGGCCGTCGTCCACGACGACGCCACCGTCGACGACGCCCTCGCGCTGATCGGTGGCGAGCGATGACCGCGCCGCGGCGCGTGAACGTCGGCATCGTGGGCGCCGGCCTCATGGGGCGCGAGATCGCGGCCGCCCTGCGTCGCTGGCCCGCGCTCATCGACCACCCCGTCGATCCTCAGCTGGTCGCGGTGTGCGACATCAACCCCGCCGCCATGGAATGGTTCGACCGGATCGACACCGTGCGGCTGAAGACCACCGACTACCACGAGCTCCTCGCCGACCCCGACGTCGACGTCGTCTACATCGCGGTGCGGCACGATCTGCACGAGCAGCTGTACGTCGACACCATCCGCGCGGGCAAGGCGCTGCTGGCCGAGAAGCCGTTCGGCATCGACGGGGCGGCAGCGGATGCGGTGCTCCGCGCGATCGACGAAGCCCCTGCCTCGTTCGTGCGGGTCTCCAGCGAGATGCCGTTCTTCCCGGGCGCGCAGTGGGCCGTGGACTACGTCCGCAGCGGAGCCCTGGGCCGCGTCATCGAGGCGAAGTGCACGTTCCTGCACGCCAGCGACCTCGACACCGCGAAGCCGCTGAACTGGAAGCGGCAGAAGCAGTTCTGCGGCGAGGCG
Coding sequences within:
- a CDS encoding class I fructose-bisphosphate aldolase encodes the protein MTKYRLNRLFNPRSGRALDVAVDHGAFHEHGFLAGIEDMPATVATLVDAGPDAIQLTLGQAPLLQSVPGKQKPGLVLRTDIANVYNSPLESPLHSVHVPDAIEVAVRLDAVAVCVNLLDLPGHPEVREQCIRSILALRTDAERYGMPLMIEPLVMQTNSDKGGYMVDGDTRKIVTLVRQARELGADLIKADPTDDIDGYHLVVQAAAGTPVLVRGGGRVDDRTLLERTQAVLAQGARGIVYGRNVIQHPDPAGITAALMAVVHDDATVDDALALIGGER